A genomic window from Cutibacterium acnes includes:
- a CDS encoding transcriptional regulator: MITALAGLVDPLKRSLIGSSEVVLHDLSKMPNSIVAISGHLTSRNIGDPATEALLRAWREGTMQTRIGYESTSPEGRALRSSTILIEDADGPFAALCTNTDVSVWQGVHDMTAAILHGGPWPGETPAPQIPHHQDPPRDIKQVATGLMREAIDQVGVPVSLMRKDHKLRVVDELRRRGFFLLKDSIEATANRLKVSRFTVYNYLNELEERGDADTDDSGKSA, translated from the coding sequence ATGATCACCGCACTAGCCGGTCTCGTCGATCCTCTCAAACGATCCCTCATCGGCAGCAGCGAAGTCGTACTGCACGACCTGTCGAAAATGCCCAACAGCATCGTGGCCATCTCTGGTCACCTCACCAGTCGTAACATCGGCGACCCCGCAACCGAAGCGCTACTGCGCGCATGGCGCGAAGGAACTATGCAGACCCGGATCGGTTACGAAAGCACGTCCCCCGAAGGGCGGGCCCTGCGCTCTTCCACCATCCTCATCGAGGACGCTGACGGCCCGTTCGCCGCCTTATGCACAAACACCGATGTCTCTGTCTGGCAGGGAGTCCATGACATGACCGCCGCGATCCTGCACGGCGGGCCTTGGCCTGGGGAGACCCCGGCCCCCCAGATTCCCCACCACCAAGACCCACCACGTGACATCAAACAGGTAGCAACCGGGTTGATGCGCGAAGCAATTGATCAGGTTGGCGTGCCGGTCAGCCTCATGCGTAAAGATCACAAGCTCCGCGTAGTCGACGAACTGCGCCGTCGCGGCTTCTTTCTGCTCAAAGACAGCATCGAGGCGACTGCGAACAGACTGAAGGTCTCGCGGTTCACCGTCTATAATTACCTCAACGAGCTTGAGGAACGCGGTGACGCTGATACCGACGACAGCGGTAAATCCGCCTGA
- a CDS encoding tryptophanase — MKYIPEPFKIKMVEPIAMTSREERANILARARYNMFGLPAESVYIDLLTDSGTGAMSDAQWAAVMRGDEAYSGGRSYMHLMDVAGSIFGYSYIQPVHQGRAAEKVLMPLLVSRPGQLVVANTFFDTTRAHVGLAGGRPVDNVCSEGLDSAKVAPFKGNMDVAGLEKLIAEHGDDIAAIVMTVTNNSVGGQPVSLQNMRETYEVAHKYAIPVCLDAARYAENAYFIHEREEGCQDRSLRDIVAEMFRYGDMFVMSAKKDAIVNMGGLLGVREDGELAEKVKSNVISFEGYLTYGGLAGRDLEALAVGLEEGLDMDWQRYRVGQIQYLGDQLEEAGVPFQSPVGGHAVFIDAGRMLPHLEWKQYPGHALATQLYLDAGIRSCDIGSYLMDRDPVTQEEQQAPFEFTRLAVPRRVYTQSHMDVVAEAVTKIAREPEKVPGYRITWEPPVLRHFTSRLEPIR, encoded by the coding sequence ATGAAGTACATCCCCGAACCGTTTAAGATCAAGATGGTCGAACCGATTGCGATGACCTCCCGGGAGGAGCGCGCCAACATCCTCGCACGGGCACGTTACAACATGTTCGGCCTACCCGCCGAGTCCGTCTACATCGACCTGCTCACCGATTCCGGTACCGGCGCGATGAGTGATGCCCAGTGGGCGGCCGTGATGCGCGGTGACGAGGCGTACTCCGGTGGGCGCAGTTATATGCACCTCATGGACGTTGCCGGCAGTATCTTTGGTTACAGCTACATTCAGCCGGTGCATCAAGGCCGTGCTGCGGAAAAAGTGCTCATGCCGCTATTGGTCTCTCGTCCCGGCCAGCTCGTGGTGGCGAACACCTTCTTCGACACCACACGTGCCCACGTCGGCCTTGCCGGTGGGCGTCCGGTCGACAATGTCTGCTCGGAGGGTTTGGATTCGGCCAAAGTAGCCCCGTTCAAGGGCAACATGGATGTCGCGGGCCTGGAGAAACTCATTGCTGAGCACGGGGACGACATTGCTGCGATCGTCATGACCGTGACCAACAACTCGGTCGGCGGTCAGCCGGTTTCTCTGCAGAACATGCGAGAGACCTACGAGGTGGCTCACAAGTACGCAATTCCAGTCTGTCTTGACGCTGCTCGCTATGCCGAGAACGCCTATTTCATCCATGAGCGCGAGGAGGGATGTCAGGACCGTTCGTTACGCGATATCGTCGCGGAGATGTTCCGCTACGGCGACATGTTCGTGATGAGCGCGAAGAAGGACGCCATCGTCAACATGGGTGGTTTGCTCGGCGTCCGCGAAGATGGCGAACTAGCTGAGAAGGTCAAGAGCAACGTCATCTCCTTTGAGGGCTACCTTACCTACGGGGGATTGGCAGGTCGCGACTTGGAAGCGTTGGCCGTTGGCCTCGAGGAGGGACTCGACATGGACTGGCAGCGGTACCGTGTCGGCCAAATCCAATACCTTGGCGACCAGCTCGAGGAGGCTGGCGTGCCTTTCCAGAGCCCTGTTGGCGGTCATGCAGTATTCATCGACGCCGGTCGCATGCTGCCGCATTTGGAGTGGAAACAGTACCCAGGGCACGCGCTCGCTACCCAACTGTACTTGGATGCAGGAATTCGATCCTGCGACATCGGTTCTTACCTTATGGACCGGGACCCCGTTACCCAGGAGGAGCAACAGGCGCCCTTCGAGTTCACTCGGCTAGCAGTGCCGCGACGGGTCTACACCCAGTCTCACATGGACGTCGTCGCCGAGGCCGTTACCAAGATTGCCCGGGAGCCTGAAAAAGTACCCGGATACCGCATTACATGGGAGCCTCCGGTCTTGCGCCATTTCACAAGTCGACTCGAACCAATTCGGTGA
- a CDS encoding amino acid permease — MSTRLGGSSPAAGCPAVPSRFGAAGSGAPSGTEQEQGLQRGLKNRHIQFIALGGAIGTGLFYGAAESIEQAGPAIMVCYLIGGAVIFLIMRALGEMSVEHPTSGAFSYYAYRNWSPRAGFVSGYNYWFNYIAVSMAELTVVGKYVNFWFPQIPEWLSAGAFLVLITIINLTAVRAYGEFEFWFAVIKVVAILAMIVLGVLIIATGLGGGPPTGIGNLWRHGGFFPTGISGMLCGFVVVMFSFGGVELIGITAGEADDPRRSIPRAINQVVYRILIFYIGAISVMLCLFPWNQIGKAGSPFVTIFDKIGVAGAANILNVVVLTASMSAYNSGLYSNGRMLYSLAAQHNAPGIFWKTNRLGAPWVGVLASSVVTATAVLLTYLIPGKVFLYIISIALISGVINWTMIIITNLKFRRRIGPEGVAALEFRMPGNPVTSYVVLVFLALVVVIMAMMPSYRVALVVGPVWLALLWVGYDVSCLVRRRHA; from the coding sequence ATGTCCACCCGGCTGGGAGGCTCTTCCCCGGCCGCTGGGTGCCCCGCCGTACCGTCACGCTTCGGTGCGGCGGGATCCGGAGCGCCGAGTGGAACAGAGCAGGAGCAAGGACTTCAACGGGGGCTGAAGAACCGGCACATCCAGTTTATCGCCCTGGGCGGGGCGATCGGAACGGGCTTGTTCTATGGCGCAGCTGAGTCTATCGAGCAGGCGGGGCCCGCCATCATGGTGTGCTATCTGATCGGCGGAGCTGTGATCTTTCTCATCATGCGAGCCTTGGGAGAGATGAGCGTTGAGCACCCAACTTCAGGGGCTTTCAGCTATTACGCCTACCGCAACTGGAGCCCACGCGCTGGATTCGTCTCTGGTTACAACTACTGGTTTAACTACATCGCCGTCTCCATGGCTGAGCTTACGGTGGTGGGAAAATACGTCAACTTCTGGTTCCCACAGATACCTGAGTGGTTGTCCGCAGGGGCCTTTCTCGTGCTCATTACTATTATCAACCTCACGGCAGTGAGAGCCTACGGAGAATTCGAGTTCTGGTTCGCTGTCATCAAAGTCGTCGCGATTCTTGCGATGATCGTGCTGGGTGTCCTTATCATTGCAACTGGCCTGGGTGGTGGCCCTCCGACCGGGATAGGTAACCTGTGGCGACACGGAGGATTCTTTCCAACCGGCATCAGCGGGATGCTGTGCGGTTTTGTCGTGGTGATGTTCAGCTTTGGAGGGGTCGAGCTCATCGGGATTACGGCAGGGGAGGCTGACGATCCGCGTCGGTCTATTCCGCGAGCGATCAATCAAGTCGTGTATCGGATCCTCATTTTCTACATCGGTGCAATTTCGGTCATGTTGTGTCTTTTTCCATGGAACCAGATCGGCAAGGCAGGCAGCCCCTTCGTGACGATCTTCGACAAAATCGGAGTCGCAGGTGCGGCGAATATCCTCAATGTTGTGGTGCTTACCGCTTCCATGTCGGCCTACAACTCGGGCCTATACTCCAACGGGCGGATGCTTTACAGCTTGGCCGCTCAGCACAACGCTCCCGGGATCTTCTGGAAGACGAATCGGCTGGGGGCGCCGTGGGTGGGAGTGCTCGCCTCCTCGGTGGTGACGGCAACGGCGGTGCTGCTGACGTACTTGATTCCTGGAAAGGTGTTTTTGTACATCATCTCGATCGCCTTGATCTCTGGGGTCATCAATTGGACGATGATCATCATCACCAACCTAAAGTTTCGGCGAAGGATCGGTCCTGAAGGTGTCGCAGCGTTGGAATTTCGGATGCCGGGTAATCCCGTCACCAGTTACGTGGTGTTGGTTTTTCTGGCGCTCGTGGTGGTCATCATGGCGATGATGCCGAGCTACCGAGTGGCACTCGTTGTTGGTCCCGTCTGGTTGGCGTTGCTGTGGGTGGGTTATGACGTGTCCTGCCTGGTGCGACGCCGTCATGCCTGA